One Lachnospiraceae bacterium C1.1 genomic region harbors:
- a CDS encoding sugar phosphate isomerase/epimerase: protein MIQFGLRLHDSEALPLEERLKKVKSQGFSTVHLALSKIGLPSGMDERGYGVLTPGYAFYLKKIFADAGINIAIIGCYLNLGHPDETEWQRLRKIYRAHLRFARDLGCGMVGTETGAPNPTYSYDKESCHSREALEITKRHLSEVVSDAEKIGMTIGIEPVYKHIVWNSARAREILDSIASPALQIIFDPVNLLHPDNLNERDEVISKAIEDLGDEVALIHLKDYVLKDNAGEKKMECLAPGLGEMDYSRILKFACEKKPFIQATLENTKPDNAEAALKFLEVKSNDWA from the coding sequence ATGATTCAATTTGGATTAAGACTTCACGATTCGGAGGCCCTTCCTTTAGAGGAACGTCTGAAAAAGGTAAAGTCGCAGGGATTCAGCACAGTACATCTTGCCCTTTCAAAGATCGGACTTCCATCCGGAATGGACGAAAGAGGATACGGTGTTTTAACGCCCGGTTATGCATTTTATCTTAAAAAGATATTTGCCGATGCAGGCATCAACATTGCGATCATCGGATGCTACTTAAATCTTGGACATCCCGATGAAACAGAATGGCAGAGACTGAGAAAAATTTACAGAGCACATTTAAGATTTGCAAGAGATTTAGGCTGCGGTATGGTCGGCACAGAAACAGGCGCCCCAAACCCGACCTATAGTTATGATAAAGAGAGCTGCCACTCACGAGAGGCACTCGAGATCACAAAAAGACATTTAAGCGAAGTTGTTTCCGATGCCGAAAAGATTGGCATGACAATAGGTATAGAACCGGTTTACAAGCATATCGTCTGGAACAGTGCCAGAGCAAGAGAAATACTCGACAGTATCGCTTCTCCGGCATTGCAGATCATTTTTGATCCTGTAAACCTTCTTCACCCGGACAACTTAAATGAAAGAGACGAAGTTATCAGCAAAGCGATTGAGGATCTCGGCGATGAGGTCGCCCTAATTCACCTTAAGGATTATGTCCTTAAAGATAACGCCGGAGAAAAGAAAATGGAATGTCTCGCTCCCGGTCTCGGAGAAATGGACTATTCCAGAATTCTCAAATTCGCCTGCGAAAAGAAGCCTTTTATACAGGCAACTTTGGAAAACACAAAACCGGACAATGCCGAAGCGGCACTAAAATTTCTAGAGGTGAAATCTAATGACTGGGCTTAA
- a CDS encoding glycoside hydrolase family 88 protein yields MTGLKLMTDSDEKIKKYIDYMIENSTAEMPYWNQEKIRSGKANKWNYIDGCMITAILELYEITQDQKYADFADSFVGWFINDDGSVKTYDPEEKNLDHLGAARNLFKLYDITKNEKYRKAMEVFRHQLDIQPRTSEGSFWHKNIYPNQVWLDGLYMAEPFYMTYETRYNRMRFCSDSFKQFEIVKSRMKNTGNGLYYHGYDESREMYWADKNTGCSQCTWLRSMGWMMCALVETAAAMDESLYYEYRTLGKMLKDAADALADWQDESGLFYQVVDHPEATGNYLETSGTALIAYALLKGVRLEILPDRFEAIGEKAFEGIVKNKLKFKEDGVISLSDICLVAGLGGENHRDGSMEYYFSEPIVEDDAKGSAPFILAYTEILRRKKKAWNLKL; encoded by the coding sequence ATGACTGGGCTTAAGCTTATGACTGACTCAGATGAGAAAATAAAAAAATATATTGATTATATGATAGAGAATTCCACGGCAGAGATGCCCTACTGGAATCAGGAAAAAATACGAAGCGGTAAAGCCAACAAATGGAATTACATCGATGGCTGTATGATCACAGCCATTCTTGAGCTTTACGAGATCACTCAGGATCAAAAATATGCAGATTTTGCAGATTCGTTCGTAGGCTGGTTTATAAATGATGACGGCAGCGTAAAAACCTATGATCCGGAAGAGAAAAATCTCGACCATCTTGGAGCTGCAAGAAATCTTTTCAAGCTTTACGACATCACTAAAAACGAAAAATACAGGAAGGCCATGGAGGTTTTCCGTCACCAGCTGGATATCCAGCCGAGAACCAGTGAGGGAAGCTTCTGGCATAAGAATATTTACCCCAATCAGGTATGGCTCGACGGTCTTTACATGGCTGAACCTTTCTATATGACATATGAAACAAGATACAACAGAATGCGCTTCTGTTCTGACAGTTTCAAACAGTTCGAGATAGTTAAAAGCCGCATGAAAAATACCGGAAACGGTCTTTATTATCACGGTTATGACGAATCCAGAGAGATGTACTGGGCAGATAAGAATACAGGATGTTCCCAGTGCACCTGGCTCCGTTCAATGGGCTGGATGATGTGCGCTCTTGTAGAGACAGCAGCAGCCATGGACGAGTCACTTTATTACGAATACAGAACATTGGGAAAAATGCTTAAAGATGCGGCTGATGCCCTTGCCGACTGGCAGGATGAAAGCGGTCTTTTCTATCAGGTCGTTGACCATCCGGAAGCAACGGGAAATTACCTTGAGACTTCAGGAACCGCACTTATAGCATATGCACTCCTTAAAGGAGTCAGACTCGAAATACTTCCTGATCGTTTCGAAGCGATCGGAGAAAAAGCTTTCGAAGGAATAGTAAAGAACAAACTTAAATTTAAGGAAGATGGTGTGATCTCCTTAAGTGATATTTGTCTTGTAGCAGGTCTTGGCGGTGAAAACCACCGTGACGGGAGTATGGAATATTATTTCAGCGAGCCTATAGTTGAAGATGATGCAAAGGGATCAGCTCCATTTATTCTGGCTTACACTGAGATCTTAAGAAGGAAGAAAAAAGCATGGAATTTGAAATTATAG
- a CDS encoding glycoside hydrolase family 28 protein — protein sequence MEFEIIEIFNRSVTIEVDSGYKYRSKNSFKVYINGELRAEKKENVVSISSLTPDTVYLITIEDSNKSRCEKSFRTLEESVLLDVTKFGAVADGNYDDTAPIQAAILACPPKGTIYFPRGTYLSRPIFLKSNITLYLDEEAVIMGFPEREKYPILPGMVQRTDESDEYNIASWEGNPLSSFASLITGIEVHDVDIIGGGCIDGNASNGDWWVNPKVKRGAWRPNIVFLCKCHDIRVQNVLITNSPGWTVHPYYSDHLKFMNIIIENPYNSPNTDGFDPESCTDVSLIGSRISVGDDCVAIKSGKYYMSRYHFKRTKGINIRNCFFERGHGSVTIGSEMACGVDGVSVSNCVFKGTDRGIRLKTRRGRGKRGVIDNLRFENIEMADVMMPLTVNMFYYCDPDGHSDYVQDQERYPVDERTPKIGTITVKDVDCTGANASFACCYGLPEQPIEGLEFSNVNVSFLPESELHPVCPIMMDNFPELKGKSFFLKNVKKVILNNVNIQGSIEEAEFINTDVNGEVVYEDSKARAV from the coding sequence ATGGAATTTGAAATTATAGAAATATTCAACCGCAGCGTGACCATAGAGGTTGACAGCGGTTATAAATATCGTTCTAAAAATTCTTTTAAGGTTTATATAAACGGAGAGCTTCGTGCAGAGAAGAAAGAAAATGTAGTTTCTATCTCCTCTCTTACTCCCGACACTGTTTACCTCATAACGATCGAGGATTCCAATAAAAGCAGATGTGAAAAATCTTTCAGGACTCTTGAAGAATCAGTTCTCCTGGACGTAACCAAATTCGGAGCTGTAGCAGACGGTAATTATGATGATACGGCACCTATACAGGCAGCGATCCTTGCATGCCCTCCAAAGGGAACCATATATTTTCCCAGAGGAACCTATCTTTCAAGACCTATTTTCTTAAAGAGCAATATTACACTTTATCTCGATGAGGAAGCAGTTATCATGGGCTTCCCCGAGCGTGAAAAATATCCTATCTTACCGGGTATGGTTCAGCGCACCGACGAAAGTGATGAATATAATATCGCAAGCTGGGAAGGAAATCCCCTCTCCTCTTTTGCCTCTCTTATCACAGGCATCGAGGTTCACGATGTAGATATCATCGGCGGCGGCTGTATTGATGGCAATGCTTCAAACGGCGACTGGTGGGTGAATCCTAAAGTCAAGCGAGGCGCCTGGAGACCAAATATCGTATTTTTATGCAAATGCCACGATATCAGAGTTCAGAACGTGCTTATAACAAATTCACCCGGATGGACGGTTCATCCTTACTACAGCGATCATCTCAAATTCATGAACATTATCATCGAGAATCCTTACAATTCTCCTAATACAGATGGATTTGATCCCGAAAGCTGCACTGATGTTTCACTTATCGGTTCGAGAATCTCCGTTGGTGATGACTGCGTAGCTATAAAGAGCGGCAAATATTACATGAGCCGTTATCATTTCAAACGCACAAAGGGCATCAACATAAGAAACTGCTTCTTTGAAAGAGGCCACGGCAGCGTGACTATAGGAAGCGAAATGGCCTGCGGTGTTGACGGAGTAAGCGTTTCCAACTGCGTATTTAAGGGTACAGACCGAGGTATCCGCTTAAAGACCAGGCGCGGACGCGGCAAGAGAGGTGTTATCGACAATCTCAGATTTGAAAATATCGAAATGGCCGATGTAATGATGCCTCTTACAGTAAATATGTTTTATTACTGTGATCCGGACGGTCATTCAGACTACGTACAGGATCAGGAAAGATACCCTGTCGACGAGCGTACACCCAAGATCGGTACCATTACTGTAAAAGATGTCGACTGCACAGGTGCAAATGCTTCATTCGCCTGCTGCTACGGACTTCCGGAGCAGCCTATAGAAGGGCTTGAGTTTTCCAATGTTAATGTTTCTTTCCTTCCGGAAAGCGAACTTCATCCGGTATGTCCTATCATGATGGACAATTTCCCGGAGCTCAAAGGAAAGAGTTTCTTCTTAAAGAATGTAAAAAAAGTAATCCTCAATAATGTAAATATTCAGGGTTCCATAGAGGAAGCCGAGTTTATAAATACTGATGTAAACGGAGAAGTTGTTTACGAAGACAGTAAAGCCCGCGCTGTATAA
- a CDS encoding sugar kinase codes for MNKKYDLVTFGEVMMRLSSPNSSRVAESDSFNKCAGGSELNVAAGASILGAKSAFITSIPDNFNGNYVRSKIREKGVFDEYVLTDESKDARLGIYYYEFGASPKKPTVVYDRNDSSFSKISLDSIPEEVFSSTEIFHTCGISLALNKNLNSVTKALIKKFKEHGALISFDCNFRANLWSVEEARAAVTEILPLIDIFFVSEETNYHMMGRTGTLEDIMKSYSDEYGVSLVFTTQRKVKSPKTHDFTSIAYDAAADRYFTEKPYEDIDIVDRVGSGDAYCSGVLGGLIKHSDTLTALQYGNAAAAIKCTVPGDMISTDKKEIDSIIREHNTDGPKHEMNR; via the coding sequence ATGAATAAAAAATATGATCTGGTTACCTTCGGAGAAGTCATGATGCGTCTTTCTTCACCGAATTCAAGCCGGGTCGCTGAATCAGATTCTTTTAATAAATGTGCTGGAGGTTCCGAGCTCAACGTTGCGGCAGGTGCATCGATCCTCGGAGCTAAATCAGCTTTTATAACAAGCATTCCGGATAATTTCAACGGAAATTATGTTAGAAGTAAGATTCGTGAAAAAGGCGTTTTTGATGAGTATGTTCTTACCGATGAAAGCAAGGATGCACGTCTTGGCATCTACTATTACGAATTCGGTGCTTCTCCCAAAAAGCCCACTGTAGTTTATGACAGAAATGATTCATCTTTTTCTAAGATTTCTCTGGACAGTATTCCTGAAGAAGTATTTTCTTCCACAGAAATTTTCCATACCTGCGGCATTTCACTTGCCTTAAATAAAAACTTAAATTCTGTCACCAAAGCTCTCATTAAGAAATTCAAAGAGCACGGTGCTCTCATATCTTTCGACTGCAACTTCCGCGCAAACCTCTGGTCTGTAGAGGAAGCAAGAGCTGCAGTAACAGAAATTCTCCCGTTGATCGACATCTTCTTTGTTTCCGAAGAAACTAACTACCATATGATGGGCAGAACCGGTACTCTCGAAGACATCATGAAGAGCTACAGTGATGAATACGGAGTAAGCCTTGTATTTACAACACAGCGTAAGGTTAAGAGTCCCAAAACTCATGATTTCACCTCTATCGCTTACGATGCAGCCGCTGACAGATACTTTACCGAAAAGCCTTACGAGGATATCGATATTGTAGACCGCGTCGGCTCAGGTGATGCATATTGCTCAGGCGTTCTCGGAGGACTTATAAAACATTCCGATACTCTCACAGCACTTCAGTACGGAAATGCTGCAGCCGCTATTAAATGCACAGTTCCGGGCGATATGATCTCAACAGATAAAAAAGAAATTGACAGTATCATAAGGGAACATAACACAGATGGTCCCAAGCATGAAATGAATAGATAA
- the kduI gene encoding 5-dehydro-4-deoxy-D-glucuronate isomerase produces MDTRYSCNPEDFKRYNTDEIRKEFLIENLYVDDKVTAVYSHVDRMVTLGIKPVNKALSIDDGIDVWHNFGTEFFLERREIGIFNIGEAGSIEVDGTNYALGHGDCLYITRGAKSVHFSSDSSSAPAKFFAVSAPAHTSYETKLIKIADANKRPCGSAEEANKRTINQFIHPDVLKTCQLSMGMTVLEPGSIWNTMPAHTHERRMEIYTYFDLGEDDVVFHMMGQGNETRHIVMHNEEAVISPSWSIHSGAGTKNYTFIWAMGGENQTFDDMDNIEKKDLR; encoded by the coding sequence ATGGACACAAGATATTCATGTAACCCAGAAGATTTCAAAAGATATAACACAGATGAGATAAGAAAGGAATTTCTTATTGAGAATCTTTATGTTGATGATAAGGTAACTGCTGTTTACAGTCATGTAGACAGAATGGTAACTCTCGGTATCAAGCCTGTAAACAAGGCACTTTCTATCGATGACGGCATCGATGTATGGCACAATTTCGGAACAGAATTTTTCCTTGAGCGCCGCGAGATCGGTATTTTCAACATCGGCGAGGCAGGTTCCATCGAGGTAGACGGAACAAACTACGCTTTAGGCCACGGCGACTGCCTCTATATCACAAGAGGCGCAAAGAGCGTTCATTTCTCATCCGACAGCTCTTCTGCTCCGGCTAAATTCTTCGCAGTTTCAGCACCTGCTCATACAAGCTATGAGACAAAGCTCATCAAGATCGCAGATGCAAACAAGCGTCCCTGCGGTTCTGCTGAAGAAGCTAACAAGAGAACCATCAATCAGTTCATTCATCCGGATGTATTAAAGACCTGCCAGCTTTCAATGGGTATGACAGTTCTTGAGCCCGGCAGCATCTGGAATACAATGCCGGCTCATACACATGAGAGAAGAATGGAGATCTATACCTACTTCGATCTCGGTGAAGATGATGTTGTATTCCACATGATGGGACAGGGCAATGAGACACGTCACATCGTAATGCATAACGAAGAAGCCGTTATTTCTCCTTCATGGAGCATCCACTCAGGTGCAGGCACAAAGAACTACACCTTTATCTGGGCAATGGGCGGTGAGAACCAGACTTTTGATGATATGGACAATATCGAAAAGAAAGATCTCAGATAA
- a CDS encoding gluconate 5-dehydrogenase yields MDSFSLNGKVALVTGASHGIGMAIAQALYQAGAKVAFNSSSEAGLEKGLAGYKELGVEVKGYVCDVCDEAAVTKMVADIEKELGVIDILVNNAGIIRRIPMTEMSVEEFKKVVDTDLNAPFIVSKAVIPAMIKKGHGKIINICSLMSELGRETVSAYAAAKGGLKMLTRNICSEFGEANIQCNGIGPGYIATSQTAPLRERQADGSRHPFDSFIVAKTPAGRWGEVDDLKGPAVFLASDASDFVNGQILYVDGGITAYIGKQP; encoded by the coding sequence ATGGACAGTTTTTCCCTTAACGGAAAAGTTGCTCTCGTAACCGGCGCAAGCCACGGCATTGGAATGGCAATTGCCCAGGCACTTTATCAGGCAGGCGCAAAGGTTGCATTTAACTCAAGCTCAGAAGCAGGTCTTGAAAAAGGTCTCGCTGGCTATAAAGAACTCGGCGTAGAAGTTAAGGGCTATGTTTGTGACGTTTGCGACGAAGCAGCAGTTACAAAAATGGTAGCTGACATCGAGAAAGAGCTCGGTGTAATCGATATCCTCGTAAACAACGCAGGTATCATCCGTCGTATCCCTATGACAGAGATGAGCGTAGAGGAATTTAAGAAGGTCGTAGATACAGACCTTAACGCTCCTTTCATCGTTTCCAAAGCAGTTATCCCCGCAATGATCAAAAAAGGTCACGGCAAGATCATCAACATCTGCTCTCTCATGAGCGAACTCGGCCGTGAAACAGTTTCTGCTTATGCAGCTGCAAAGGGCGGTCTCAAGATGCTTACCAGAAATATATGCTCTGAGTTCGGCGAAGCCAATATCCAGTGCAACGGCATCGGTCCCGGTTATATCGCCACAAGCCAGACTGCTCCTCTTCGTGAGAGACAGGCTGACGGAAGCCGTCATCCTTTTGATTCATTCATCGTTGCAAAGACTCCTGCAGGACGCTGGGGCGAAGTTGATGACTTAAAAGGACCCGCTGTTTTCCTTGCATCTGATGCATCTGATTTCGTAAACGGACAGATTCTCTATGTAGACGGCGGAATCACAGCTTATATCGGCAAACAGCCATAA
- a CDS encoding sugar kinase yields the protein MNLNLKDKKECKFDAVSLGEVMLRLDPGEGRIRTARSFRAWEGGGEYNVIRGLHKCFGMDTAVITSFADNEVGKLMKDFIEQGGVDTSLINWKKTDGIGRVCRNGINFTERGFGIRGAVGCSDRFNTAISQATAEDLDFEYIFGELGVRWLHTGGIYAALSETASDTVVKAIKTAKKYGTIVSYDLNYRPSMWSAIGGQEKAQEVNKEIAKYVDVMIGNEEDFTACLGFKIEGNDENLKELNLEGYKKMIGEAAKTYPNFKVVATTLRTVKTATVNDWKAICWADGEIYKSKEYNGLEIMDRVGGGDSFASGLVYGLMTTEDPEKAVNYGAAHGALAMTTPGDTSMASLSEVEGIMGGAGARVKR from the coding sequence ATGAACCTCAACTTAAAAGATAAAAAAGAATGTAAATTTGACGCCGTATCACTCGGCGAGGTAATGCTCCGTCTCGATCCCGGCGAAGGACGTATCCGTACAGCACGCTCTTTCAGAGCATGGGAAGGCGGCGGAGAGTACAACGTTATCCGCGGACTTCACAAGTGCTTCGGCATGGACACAGCAGTTATCACCTCTTTCGCTGATAACGAAGTCGGCAAACTCATGAAGGATTTCATCGAGCAGGGCGGCGTTGACACAAGCCTCATCAACTGGAAAAAGACTGACGGTATCGGCCGTGTCTGCAGAAACGGTATCAACTTCACAGAGCGTGGTTTCGGTATCCGTGGTGCAGTAGGATGCTCAGACAGATTTAACACAGCTATTTCACAGGCTACTGCAGAGGATCTTGATTTCGAGTATATCTTCGGTGAACTCGGTGTTCGCTGGCTCCACACAGGCGGAATTTATGCAGCTCTTTCAGAGACAGCTTCCGACACTGTTGTAAAAGCTATCAAAACCGCTAAGAAATACGGCACTATCGTTTCTTATGACCTTAACTATCGTCCTTCCATGTGGTCAGCTATCGGCGGCCAGGAGAAGGCTCAGGAAGTTAACAAGGAAATCGCTAAATACGTTGACGTAATGATTGGTAACGAGGAAGACTTCACAGCATGCTTAGGCTTCAAGATCGAAGGCAACGATGAGAACTTAAAGGAGCTCAACCTCGAGGGTTACAAGAAGATGATCGGTGAGGCAGCCAAGACCTATCCTAACTTCAAGGTAGTTGCTACTACACTTAGAACTGTTAAGACAGCAACTGTAAATGACTGGAAAGCAATCTGCTGGGCTGACGGCGAAATCTACAAGTCCAAAGAGTACAACGGCCTCGAGATCATGGATAGAGTAGGCGGCGGTGACTCATTTGCATCAGGTCTGGTTTACGGTCTCATGACAACTGAGGATCCTGAGAAGGCTGTTAACTATGGTGCAGCTCACGGCGCTCTTGCTATGACAACACCTGGCGACACTTCTATGGCATCACTCAGCGAAGTTGAAGGAATAATGGGCGGCGCAGGCGCTCGTGTAAAGAGATAA
- a CDS encoding bifunctional 4-hydroxy-2-oxoglutarate aldolase/2-dehydro-3-deoxy-phosphogluconate aldolase, which translates to MNKEKMEKVMENFSEVGIIPVVVLNDAKDAEPLGKALMEGGLPAAEVTFRTDAAEESIRILSEKYPDMLVGAGTVLTKDQVDRAVNAGAKFVVSPGFDPEIVKYCLDKDIPVCPGTATASEVLAAANLGLTHVKFFPAENAGGLKMIKAIGAALQSIKFMPTGGINASNVRDYLASEKIFCCGGSWMVKGDLIKAGKFDEIKALVAEAADIVKEVRNSLSKAA; encoded by the coding sequence ATGAATAAGGAAAAAATGGAAAAGGTAATGGAGAATTTCTCAGAAGTAGGAATAATCCCTGTAGTAGTATTAAACGATGCAAAAGATGCTGAGCCCCTTGGAAAGGCACTTATGGAGGGTGGTCTTCCGGCTGCCGAGGTTACTTTCAGAACAGACGCAGCTGAAGAGTCTATCAGAATCTTAAGTGAGAAATATCCTGATATGCTCGTTGGTGCAGGCACAGTCCTTACAAAGGATCAGGTTGACAGAGCTGTTAACGCAGGTGCAAAGTTCGTTGTTTCTCCCGGATTCGATCCTGAGATCGTTAAATACTGCCTCGACAAGGATATCCCGGTTTGCCCCGGCACAGCTACAGCAAGCGAAGTTCTTGCAGCAGCAAACTTAGGCCTCACACATGTTAAGTTCTTCCCTGCTGAGAACGCAGGCGGCCTTAAGATGATCAAGGCTATCGGTGCAGCTCTCCAGTCCATCAAGTTCATGCCTACAGGCGGCATCAACGCTTCAAACGTAAGAGATTACCTTGCAAGCGAAAAGATCTTCTGCTGCGGCGGTTCATGGATGGTAAAGGGCGACCTCATCAAAGCCGGCAAATTCGACGAGATCAAGGCTCTCGTTGCAGAGGCTGCTGATATCGTTAAGGAAGTAAGAAACTCACTCAGCAAGGCTGCATAA
- a CDS encoding EamA family transporter, with translation MEYRKSDLRGILLTTSGAACWGLSGSVGQYLFSVQKMDSHWLVPIRLGAAGIILFIYCLMKFKRDTFLPWKTKESALTMLTYGILGVSCCQFLYFLTIQLSSAAIGTIMQDLAPVFILIISCIAAARKPKIIELATITLAIIGVFFITTNGNLASMSVSPAAIIAGAVSGICVAVYNLLAPKLNHVPVLVIQAWSFLLGGFAGLFIFQIWKYHYIPNAYGILGIAFVVVVGNIMAFGLYISGVQKIGPQKAILYSFAEPITAAIISTLVLGTAFTGFEALGFALIFIMLWLTTVDTRSPRRPIKAKVKQA, from the coding sequence ATGGAATACAGGAAATCAGATTTGAGAGGCATTTTGCTTACAACAAGCGGTGCTGCCTGCTGGGGATTATCCGGATCAGTGGGACAGTACCTTTTTTCAGTCCAGAAAATGGACAGTCACTGGCTCGTACCGATAAGGCTCGGCGCAGCAGGCATAATACTTTTTATATACTGCCTTATGAAGTTTAAGCGGGATACTTTTCTCCCATGGAAAACAAAGGAATCGGCTCTAACAATGCTGACCTACGGAATTTTAGGTGTCAGCTGCTGTCAGTTCCTATATTTCCTTACCATCCAGCTCTCTTCCGCAGCGATCGGCACGATAATGCAGGATCTGGCTCCGGTATTCATACTTATAATAAGCTGTATCGCAGCCGCCAGAAAACCTAAGATCATTGAACTGGCAACAATAACCCTGGCAATAATCGGAGTTTTCTTTATCACGACCAATGGAAATCTCGCCTCAATGTCAGTATCACCGGCAGCAATTATCGCAGGTGCTGTCAGCGGAATCTGCGTTGCAGTGTATAATCTGCTGGCGCCAAAGCTGAATCATGTCCCTGTCCTTGTAATACAGGCATGGTCCTTCCTTTTAGGCGGATTCGCAGGGCTTTTCATATTTCAGATTTGGAAATACCATTACATTCCAAATGCCTATGGAATCTTAGGGATAGCATTTGTAGTAGTTGTCGGAAATATAATGGCATTCGGTCTTTATATAAGCGGTGTCCAAAAGATCGGCCCCCAGAAAGCTATCCTTTACAGCTTCGCAGAGCCCATCACAGCCGCAATAATTTCAACTCTCGTGCTTGGCACAGCATTTACAGGATTTGAAGCCCTTGGATTTGCATTGATATTTATAATGCTCTGGCTCACCACTGTAGATACAAGATCTCCACGCAGACCTATCAAAGCAAAAGTAAAACAGGCATAA